AATCCATCGCACGACGGAGCTTCCGGACTTCTTGGCCGCCCGAGATATGCCCCACGTCTATCTCTCGCAGCAGGTCAGCTTGACAGGCCTCCAACACCACCATGGTGTGCAGACAGACCTGCTAAGGCATAAGCCTTCCCCCCCACTGCCGAAGTCGTTTGAAGGGGCTTGGTGAGAAAAGCcggggtgtatatatatataatgcctAATTGAAAGCAGGACCAGAACCATGAGGAGCAGGAGCACCCTCCTCAAAGAGTGCTCTCCGAGAGCGGAGCATTTGCAAAGACATGCGAGTGCAATCTATGCAGTCGGCTCCCTCGAGAACTGACCTtgcatgctccgctcccaagTAAGCAACAACCAGCCAGATCGAGTGCTTACTCTTGGtgtttgctttcattttctttcttatatttttttctgaaagacacacacacaaagcgcttaaaCAAAGAGAAGCTAGTGCTGgattcactccatgtgctttttatatcttcctggtcgtgacatcaccctgccagtgacactgcgctttccattggactgattacacacgtgagtcagagcgtggacaacatgGAAGCGCTtttccaaagcgttgttgacgcagctcgattTCCTGAATCGCAccgacacaatattaggcaggtggacataatgttgtgcctgatcagtgtatttgcatttaaacacaTCGCCACACAGAAAGGCTGGCCGAAATGTCATTAGGCCCATCTCATCTACACCTTTCTTGCAGAGGAAACCTGAGGAGCCTACTGCAGCATCCATGTGGAATATGCCACAAATTATTATGTGTTACAGGAGAAAATCTTGGCATGATGTGACCTGTCTCCCACTAAAATGGTGGCTAAATTTCTTCAGAGAACAAAAGGAGACCCACAAAAAGGTGGCTGAAGCCGGAGACACGTTCCACCACAGAGTGAAAAGCCATGGGTATGTGGGACCCAAAGAACCCCAGTATTTTTACGTTACTctactctttttatttttaccttatattgtatttcttccatGTTTACAAGTTGGACAGTCAAAttcatactctgtatgaatgtgtatgtgacaaatacattttttatttaatagattgactagatttgactttttttagtttgtgtgtgtgtgtgttttacaccttagagaatgtttgtttttgtcagtTGCCGTTTTTCCCGTGCCACCCTGTATTTAAGGACAACTGAGGCATTTACTCCTGGCCAGGTTATTTTATCGGCTTACTAAGTCCCTGAGAGTACTCTTGCCATTCTGCCTGTTCCTGTTCCTAAacctgttcctgatcctgttcCTTATTTGCTCTGCCTCCCTGTTTAAATAGTTTGGACTTTGGGTAAATTCTGGATTTAGTTTTTACTCTGCCCTCAGCTTTGGAGTTGCCCCGCCCTAAACAGGCAAGCCAAAGACACACCCGAGACactgtcaggatcttccggTTTCACAGCGCGCACTTCCGGGGGTCGCGGCGAGCCCTTTAGGgttggcggccatcttgccgttaTTTCTATGCCACCCTCTATTTAAGGATACCTGAGACATTTACTCCTGGCCAGATTGTCttcctggactgtttttggatttggtttAGTCTCTGCCTGCATTGCCCAGTTTGTTTGTGTtaagaccctggactgttttcttggactttgtttttgcttttgccCCAttgctactttttatttaagccTGCTTTCTATTACCCTCATGGCATCCTGCCTTTGGGTCTTTTTCTCACAGTCACTTGTCACTGACAGTTCAAGGCAGAGCCTTGAATCTCTGGAAAGACCTGAAAGTGGCTGTTCACCGACGTTCCCTATCAAACCTGTCCAGCTTGAAAGGAATTGCCTTGAAGAATTGCAAAAAAACCCAATCCAATTGAATACTTTCCAAatgtactttatatataaagtataaacttTTTTGTTACCTATTGTAAAGTTTTTTCTGTggttactgcactgaacagctgatccactatttatcacactgctatttattgtaaatagaacACTTATGCACTttctaatctaaaaaaaaaaaaagatattaccTTGCCATAGCAACACTATGGTCTGCTAGTTCTTAGTTCTTTTGacttttgtagtgtgtgtgtgtgtgtgtgttttacacctACATTGCAGAAAATCATCTCTCTTCTTTGTTTGTGAGGGTAAACTCTTCTGAACTGCTGCAGCTgtagagacaaagagacaaaatGCACATGACAATAGAAGAACTCACAGCGCTCATGGCAGttgcttatctatctatctacaacCCCGAATTCCAGAAAAGAGAATGCACTGATTTGCATATCTCATAAAGCCATTATTTATTCACagaagaacatagaaaacatatcaaatgtttaaaatgtataattttaaggaaaatataaagtaatttttaatatgatggctgcaacatgtctcaaaaaagttgggaacacgttactttataaatgtacacattaatatctaagttacttttttaaaaaagtaatgcgagttacttttcagttaaattattttgcataagaaaatcaatattgaattaaaatgaacgtagtcacgtacaatcgcgcactcatacgtgcgagccgcgggaacagaagctggtcagaagcggagatggcaaaccagatcattacattactgtgatggaagtgttcttattattttgaaatagttgagtaaaaggagaaaggaataatggttaagtgtagattatgtgttggtgaaaagctcttgtcaactgcaaaaaataccacttaaaaaaaaaaaaaaacatctgcatgcaaagcacagcactacaggtgtgtgtgtgtgtgtgtgtgtgtgtgtgtgtgtgtgtgtgtgtgtgtgtgtataatgttgcatatatggaaatggagacagaaatatagaaaacttttgccgactttccaccactcCATCTactgactgctcagaataaaagttttctgtgggagacacatgtatgATGCCATCGCAGCGGAGATGGAGAGCTAATTCACAGCtcgtttgctctttgtgggaagataaactgccacggtcactgataaaagcgcaaactttgtaaaagcgttcagaatgtttcaagctgatgatgaagcagagaatgatgtagatgaggacgaggtcatatttacagaattgcacgatgttttatgagatgacagtgaaaggtatgttctccctccacatcaccagtgtgcagcccacaccctcGACCTTATATACACGAGcgatagttacattcctgacggcgaggcagattgcaaagcagtgtacagaagagcgactggaaagtgtttaGCCTAATATAACTGATTTCTTAATtccaattatctatattacacctgttacacctgtaaggtgtgaaagagatacaagtaatgcaaaagtaacacaaaaataatataacgggttaactaagtaacgtaattattaacttttttggggagtaactcaatattgtaatgcattacttttaaaagtaatgttgCCCAACACTGGAAGTGACAACAAAATGTCTGGAAAAGTGTTAGTAAAACGAGGCAGCTGGAGAAACAATTTTGCAACTCAATTGCTTTATTGGTAACATGTCACTAAGATGATTtcatataaatagtgtatcttagaggtgcaaagtctctcagaagtaaagaagcgaacattttgtcctcaatatTGAGGTGTTAAAAGCAGGGCAAGTATAAAGATTtcagcgagtttgacaaattgtggtttctagatgactgggtcagagcatctccgaAACTGCAACTCTTGTGGGCTGTACAGTGGTCACCAAGGCAATAGTGATCAATAGTGGCGACCAAGGCACATTAATGCACAttgggagcgaaggctggtccgtgtggacCACagcagacgagcttctgtagttcaaattgctaaagaagtcaGGAcagttcaggactgttttggcagcaaaaaggggaccaacacaatattaggcaagtAGTAATAATGTAATTTGCATTTAAACGCATCGCCACACAGAAAGGCTGGCCGAAATGTCATTAGGCCCATTTCATCTACATCTTTCTTGCAGAGGAAACCCAAAGAGCCTACTACAGCATCCCTGTGGAAAGTGCCAAAAATTATTACTTGTTACAGGAGAAAATCATGACTCATCTTCCTACATCTATGCACAGTTTATggtatattaatatatgtacatatattattacctactgcaccttctgtacattattcatcTTCACCCCTGTATACATGGACCTCATACCCTTCTTTATCacactgctatttattgtaaataggccacttatgcactttgGTTGGTTTTGTACATGTACcgatgtaccttgcacaatgggaataaagttgaatccaacctaatctaatctaaaaaaataaattaataaataacctTGCCACTAGAGACACAATGGTCTGCTAGTTTTTAGTTCTATTGACTTTTTGTAGTTTTTCATATATCTAATTTCTAAAtctattgctatttttttttttttgttcctgtaACATATCACTTtgtttctttgaaaaaaaaaggaatgtttgCTTCTTTACCTTGTGGAAGAATTTTGCTGAATTCCTTCTGACAGAGTTTCTCAACTTCTTGTTTTAGATGTTAAAGAGATTTCTGAAATCCATCAAATGAGAGATTGACAGTGAAGCTGGGTAGCTCGTAAAGTCCAGGAGAAACACAGAGATACGGGAAACTCTACAGAGAGGAAACACATcatagagaaggagaaaagtgtAGGAGAGAAACAAATGAATCTCAGACTGAATCAGACCAAACTTTGTGAGGAACAGCGCCCTCTGTAGATCAGACTGTGAGTGTTACCTGGAGGAAGTAgatgtgatcgtgtgtgtgtgaaagctgatCCAGCTGACTGGCTCTCCTCTGAAGATCAGCGATCTCCTGCTCCAGTTGCTTCAGGGGTTGTTCAACTCGATTCAGTTCAGCTTTTTCCTGAACTCTGATCAGCTTCGTCACATCCGAGCGCCTTTTCACCAGGGAGCTGATCATCTCATTAAAGATCTTTTCACTGTCATCTACTGCTGCTTGTGAACACTTCTGATGGGAGAAACACATGATTTTGATTAATTTAAAGATCATTTTAAAGCTCAagctttaaacatttttgtgttcCCCTGGAAGTTAAACTCTACTGAACAGCTCTGGGAAAGAACCAATTCATGATTAGAAACAGCCACACAAACATTCAAGCTGACTGAAAAAGTGAACATCTCAGTGATCTTTCCAGctttaaaaatgactttcatTCATCCCATACAAATATTAGCAATGTGGTTTTCTTTCAGATTACACCTAAACCTGACTGAACATTCATTATATGCTGCTCCTCACCTTAATAATGTCCACAGTCTGTTTCATCTCCTGCACCTTCTCCTGCTTCTCCTGGATCATCTGCTGGGATTTAATCTGCTCCTCCTTTAGCTCATTCTAAGagcaaattaaatatatttcaatgTCTCTGCATTATAACTGTAGAgaaagctaaaataaaataaattactaaCATGAacatcttttttatatattttgtctttGATTATATAAGTTGTGTAAAAATTGTGGCAGAAACAACATTGTCACAAAGTAAAAACATTGCTGCCCAATACTTCTTAATATCAATATACACTACTGCATTGTCATGttctgtggggtttttttgcactgcTTATCCACTATGCATTTTTGCACAATCCATAACTTGGTTATCACCACATTACTGaatattccacccatatttattctgtctatactgtatcatacaacaTTGGTACTTACATAATTACATGTCATTTGAGCATGttatcaattcaattcaatttcaattcatttttatttgtatagcgcttttaacaatgaacattgtctcaaagcagctttacacagataatgtggtgattaaaagtgaatatgttctttataagtaagtttgtccctgatgagtgagccggtggcaactgtggcaaggaaaaactctgtaCATCTATCTTGCACattgacaataaagttgaatgtaatctaatcaaatctaatttgATTTTCTGTTAAACTTAGTCTCAATATCAAACTCTCTCCCCACAAGTGAAGTTTCCGCATAACAGGGCTGTAAATCAACCAACGCAAATGCAAGCAATGCAatccaaaaaaactaaaaacaaaacagattaCCTTTCACAGACATTCTCTCTTAgttactttctctctcacaaGGATCACAGCTACTTCCTCACATCATTCTTTACTACAAAAGTCGTAGacaactaaataataaaattcctCAGAAGCTGCCATGATCTATTTCCAGTTGCACACTGTAGCTGCTTACAGTCCTGTTGAAGTCCTGCAAACGGCACACGCAAACACAGCACCACTGGGTTTTAGCTTTATTAATGCTGCATCATGGATACATAAAGTTGCAAAAGGATCAAGACCTGCGGAAATGCACTGTTGATTTTTGGGTCTGGAGGAATTCAGATCTGTTTCAGTACAGACCACTCACAAATAGAATCGTAGGCATATTATGGATGTTCCAGATGTTATAAATTATACAGTGTACTCATAAATAATtccaaaatacataaaatgaatCACCTAAATGGAAAATATACCTATATATAAATTGAAAAGATTTTTTAGATAGCTTTTACCTGTTTTTCAGTCCTTTCTGCTTTCGCTGCAACAGTATCATGGCCTTTGTGTTTATCCATCGTACACAAGTAACAGATGAAGCTTTGGTCAGTACGACAGTAGATCTCGATCAGTTTGTTGTGTTGAAAACAGAACTTTTCTTGGAGATCTGCACAGGCTTCAACTAACTGGTGCTGCTTAAAAGCCTGAGACTGATAATGAGGTTTAAGATGTGCTTCACAAAACGAGGCTTGACACATTAGAcaggacttgatggctttgcgTTTTTTCCCAGTGCAGGAATCACAGTCCACATCTTCAGTTCCAACATCAGACTGGGCAGGAGAACCAGCTTGGAGTACATTCTTCATAAGTTTCCTACCATTTTTGTAGATTTTGTTCTTGCGTGGAACAGGCCTTGGGGTGGAAGAATCTCTACACCGAGGGCACCTGTAGATGTGCTTTCCATCATCCTCATCCGAGCATCcattaatacacaccttacagaaGCTGTGGCCACAATTTAGAGTCACAGGAGTCTTCAGGAGATACATACATTCTGAACAGTTTAACTGATCTTGATCCATTGAAACGTCGCCAGACACTTTTCTGTACTCACACACCCAGTGTAAACAAGAGATTTCcaaagttttattttctctgcaaTGAGCTTCCTGAGTCTGTGCACTTAAGAAAAAGCTAGAATGGGTGTGGCCTTATAGAAAGAGGAAGTTTAGACTGTAAAATGAGAAGAGGCATTTCTTAATAAATGCAGGGGTGAACATTATTGAAATAACTCCAAGGGATGTTACCCAATCACTGAGGTGCACACAACAAAAGCTAAGGATCTCTTTTCAaagtttttcctttcttcttttatccttccatcttttattttcttcgACCTGTATTTTGCTCTTGTTTATTTGGGAAACCTCCTGTGCTTTCCTGTGGTGGCCAAAGTCAGCATTGCCCATGATGAACTCCCTGGTTTGTCCACGGTTCTTCTGAAAGATCATGTTTATCTAGTTACAATTTCACTCCTGATGGGCTTGATTCCTTACAGGATCTCTCCACACCTAACTACAGGCTATAAGGGATCAGTATATGGTTTGATAAGGATGACCATCCTGAACTATCACCAACCAAGGAAAGGTTTTAGAAAAccaattctattctatttgattcaatttaattcaattttataaaatgtaatttatttataaaatattaggtGGAGGTGGACCTGCATCAagaatcagctctgagccctttcctgtttgcagtggtgatggacaggttgctGGACGAGGCCAGACAGAAgactccatggactatgatgtttgtggatgatattgtgatttgtggtgagagtagggagcaggttgagaagagcctggagaggggAGGTAGACGCTGGATAGAAGATGCGCATAGTGGTCTTCAATTCAAGATAACTCCATCCAGACctcatttatggaaataaactCCCAGCCACACACGGTGTATGAGAAATGCTCAATAAATCACAGCTGATCTCGTTCACAGCACACAGCCTGTTCAACAAACTGCCGTCAGGCAGGCGCTACCAAATTATTCATTCCAGAACCAACAGGCTGAAGAATAGAGTTTTCCCTCTGGTTATCAGAATCATTAACTCTAGTAAAGTCTCACTGCAAATAACATCTGCCAACTGACTctgttacatttaatacatatttgcaCTTTTCTGTTTCACACACTGGGACTGCACACTTAATTCTCATAACTCTAAATACCACTGCACTCAGTCTATTGCACCTCATTGCACAATACATATACTTGCATATTCTTTCGCACacctattaatatattttacttcATGCTAAATCTTCTGATCTACaagttaaacattttgttttttcaaacaACTCATTCTCAGAAACCCAAATAACTGCAGTACTCTTAATCATTAGAATGATACTGTTTGAATATCTTGTATCTTATATCATTAGCACTGTCAACTGATTGTATATTGGGCATTTGTATTTAGAAAGTAAAAcaatttattagttattatacatgtgtgaatgagtccttttaaaagatcaaataaaaggCTAATACACGCAtgtttcaataaaaacaaaaacaaaaaagaaatggtaagtaaataaaaaaggttttgtcTGGCATATTGATAGAAATCTCTAAGATAAAAGAATAATTGTTCAATCAAAAGTCTGTATAAAGGTCAtccttttataataaaaatgctttttaagaTTAAATACAGTTTAAAGACTGAGAGATAACACAACTtgtcaaaagtgtggaaacaccaaGTCTTTTGTGGTTTTTGAAAGACgtgtgcatgttccttttgtttctatgcaacaaactcggtaATGTAACAGTATAAAGATTTCCtttaatcacctacacctgttccccattaccttTTCCATTTATAAGGTCCCAATTCTACCCCACTCACTGTCTGATCTATTCGTTGCCATGATAGATCTACCAGACTTCCTACCACTCGTGTTCCCTGTACTTCCATGCTCTGGGCTCCGCTTCGGATGAAGCACTCACGATAAGTTTGCTTATGTAGGTTTAGCGTCAATAAAGACATTGTGGtttactcccggtttctgacGCCTGGTCTATATCCATGACAGAAGATCCAACCCAAAACTTGCTCACCCGAGCACCCTCATATAACCCAATGGCATTTCCGGCTTCCTACTCCGGCAAAGTGGCCAAGTGCAGCGGCTTTCTGCGAAGCCTCAGCCTCTACATCGCGGTGGAGCCCAGCCAGATTCTTCACCAAACGCTCAAAGATCACGTTCCTAATCTCGCTACTGTCTGGGAAGGCTCTATCCTGGGAAAGCCAATTGGGACATCCTTTGTGCATACTCCCTTTTCACCAGGCACTTCGCTGGGGTGTTTGGGGTGGCAACAGCGGACCACTACTACAGCTCCCACTGGTTTGGGAAGGCCCCGAACCAGACCGCCGACGTCAGGGGGTGCCAGAGCCTGGCTATCCAGCTTTTCAACAGGAGCCCGGGTTCCAGTCTGTCTGTTTTGGCAGTCTACCTAATCCCCAGTCTCCAAGCCCCACTGGGGGCATCGTCCAGCCGTTGGTCTTCGCTGGGGGTGCCGCTCAGTTCTGGAGTTCCACTGGGGGTATTGCTtcacctgtgtttttttttctgtggatgCCGCTCCAACCCCAGAGCCCCGACAAAGCCGTTGTTTCGCTCCCGAGCCCCGCCAAGGCTAATGTTCCACCCCCAGGCACCGACAAGGGGCGTCGCACAGCTGGCTGGCCACGTCAAGGGCGTCACACCGCC
The DNA window shown above is from Silurus meridionalis isolate SWU-2019-XX chromosome 12, ASM1480568v1, whole genome shotgun sequence and carries:
- the LOC124394226 gene encoding tripartite motif-containing protein 29-like, whose protein sequence is MDQDQLNCSECMYLLKTPVTLNCGHSFCKVCINGCSDEDDGKHIYRCPRCRDSSTPRPVPRKNKIYKNGRKLMKNVLQAGSPAQSDVGTEDVDCDSCTGKKRKAIKSCLMCQASFCEAHLKPHYQSQAFKQHQLVEACADLQEKFCFQHNKLIEIYCRTDQSFICYLCTMDKHKGHDTVAAKAERTEKQNELKEEQIKSQQMIQEKQEKVQEMKQTVDIIKKCSQAAVDDSEKIFNEMISSLVKRRSDVTKLIRVQEKAELNRVEQPLKQLEQEIADLQRRASQLDQLSHTHDHIYFLQSFPYLCVSPGLYELPSFTVNLSFDGFQKSL